The following are encoded together in the Lagopus muta isolate bLagMut1 chromosome 7, bLagMut1 primary, whole genome shotgun sequence genome:
- the NKIRAS1 gene encoding NF-kappa-B inhibitor-interacting Ras-like protein 1 isoform X1, with protein MCAQQGLCPSIPSVTLCHIGPARAHRLLQAARWDQPRSQPHTDPEASALPYASDRSASQFCLCRPEVPCVSRSCPCRCRPRRTAAFGQRSPPAGLGTMGKGYKVVVCGMASVGKTAILEQLLYGKHTVGLEEGATMEDVYLASVETDRGVKEQLRLYDTRGLQEGVELPKHYFSVADGFILVYAITSLEAFQRVEQLKKEIDIFRDKKEVTVIILGNKTDLLEQRQVETEAAQQWARAEKVRLWEVTVTDRKTLLEPFTFLASKLSQSQNKSTFPLPGRKSKGNNCDN; from the exons ATGTGTGCCCAGCAGGGCCTGTGCCCGTCAATTCCCAGTGTCACACTGTGTCACATTGGCCCGGCAAGAGCCCATCGGCTTCTGCAGGCTGCCCGCTGGGATCAGCCCCGCTCACAGCCTCACACAGACCCCGAAGCCTCAGCACTGCCCTATGCCTCTGACCGCAGTGCCTCCCAGTTCTGCCTGTGCAGGCCAGAAGTGCCGTGCGTGTCCCGCTCGTGTCCCTGCCGCTGCCGGCCCCGTCGCACGGCTGCATTTGGACAGCGCTCGCCACCCGCCGGCCTGGGAACGATGGGGAAGGGCTACAAGGTGGTGGTCTGCGGAATGGCATCTGTGGGGAAAACTGCGATTTTGGAGCAGCTTCTCTATGGAAAGCACACTGTCG gTTTAGAGGAGGGTGCCACAATGGAAGATGTGTACTTGGCATCGGTGGAGACGGACCGAGGTGTGAAGGAGCAGCTGCGGCTGTATGACACCAGGGGTCTGCAGGAGGGCGTAGAGCTGCCCAAGCACTACTTCTCTGTTGCTGATGGCTTCATTCTCGTGTATGCCATCACCAGCCTCGAAGCCTTCCAGAGAGTTGAACAGCTCAAAAAAGAGATTGATATCTTCAGAGACAAAAAGGAG GTAACAGTTATCATACTGGGAAATAAAACGGACCTCCTGGAGCAACGACAAGtggaaacagaagcagcacagcaatgggCAAGGGCTGAGAAAGTGAGACTGTGGGAAGTGACTGTGACAGATCGGAAAACACTGCTTGAGCCATTCACCTTCCTAGCGAGCAAACTCTCCCAGTCCCAGAACAAATCAACATTTCCCTTGCCTGGAAGGAAGAGCAAAGGGAATAACTGCGATAACTAA
- the NKIRAS1 gene encoding NF-kappa-B inhibitor-interacting Ras-like protein 1 isoform X2, translating into MGKGYKVVVCGMASVGKTAILEQLLYGKHTVGLEEGATMEDVYLASVETDRGVKEQLRLYDTRGLQEGVELPKHYFSVADGFILVYAITSLEAFQRVEQLKKEIDIFRDKKEVTVIILGNKTDLLEQRQVETEAAQQWARAEKVRLWEVTVTDRKTLLEPFTFLASKLSQSQNKSTFPLPGRKSKGNNCDN; encoded by the exons ATGGGGAAGGGCTACAAGGTGGTGGTCTGCGGAATGGCATCTGTGGGGAAAACTGCGATTTTGGAGCAGCTTCTCTATGGAAAGCACACTGTCG gTTTAGAGGAGGGTGCCACAATGGAAGATGTGTACTTGGCATCGGTGGAGACGGACCGAGGTGTGAAGGAGCAGCTGCGGCTGTATGACACCAGGGGTCTGCAGGAGGGCGTAGAGCTGCCCAAGCACTACTTCTCTGTTGCTGATGGCTTCATTCTCGTGTATGCCATCACCAGCCTCGAAGCCTTCCAGAGAGTTGAACAGCTCAAAAAAGAGATTGATATCTTCAGAGACAAAAAGGAG GTAACAGTTATCATACTGGGAAATAAAACGGACCTCCTGGAGCAACGACAAGtggaaacagaagcagcacagcaatgggCAAGGGCTGAGAAAGTGAGACTGTGGGAAGTGACTGTGACAGATCGGAAAACACTGCTTGAGCCATTCACCTTCCTAGCGAGCAAACTCTCCCAGTCCCAGAACAAATCAACATTTCCCTTGCCTGGAAGGAAGAGCAAAGGGAATAACTGCGATAACTAA
- the RPL15 gene encoding 60S ribosomal protein L15: MGAYKYIQELWRKKQSDVMRFLLRVRCWQYRQLSALHRAPRPTRPDKARRLGYKAKQGYVIYRVRVRRGGRKRPVPKGATYGKPVHHGVNQLKFARSLQSVAEERAGRHCGALRVLNSYWVGEDSTYKFFEVILIDPFHKAIRRNPDTQWITRPVHKHREMRGLTSAGRKSRGLGKGHKFHHTIGGSRRAAWRRRNTLQLHRYR, from the exons ATGGGTGCCTACAAGTACATCCAGGAGCTATGGAGGAAAAAGCAATCAGATGTGATGCGTTTCCTCCTTCGTGTGCGCTGCTGGCAGTACCGCCAGCTGTCTGCTTTGCATCGCGCTCCCCGGCCAACCAGGCCAGACAAAGCTCGCAGGCTGGGATATAAGGCCAAGCAAG GTTATGTTATCTACCGTGTCCGTGTTCGTCGTGGTGGTCGGAAGCGCCCTGTCCCAAAAGGTGCAACCTATGGGAAGCCTGTGCATCACGGTGTCAACCAGCTCAAGTTCGCCCGCAGTCTTCAGTCTGTAGCAGAG GAGCGTGCTGGCCGGCACTGTGGGGCTCTGAGAGTCTTGAACTCCTATTGGGTGGGTGAAGATTCCACTTACAAGTTTTTCGAGGTGATCCTGATCGATCCCTTCCACAAGGCCATCCGCCGCAACCCCGACACGCAGTGGATCACCAGGCCCGTCCACAAGCACAGAGAGATGCGTGGGCTGACGTCAGCCGGGAGGAAGAGCCGCGGTCTGGGCAAGGGCCACAAATTCCATCACACCATTGGTGGCTCGCGTCGCGCTGCCTGGAGAAGGCGCAACACCCTGCAGCTGCACCGCTACCGCTAG